Proteins co-encoded in one Marinomonas sp. IMCC 4694 genomic window:
- a CDS encoding sugar ABC transporter permease — protein MSDSIHKSVDSTTLLDRSDVRVTHSNSVKDSINASIDRIKSGDLGSLPVIIGLVLIWGIFTAINPIFLSANNLVNLLFDCSTVGIIALGIVCVLMLGEIDLSVGSMSGVGSALLGVLWVNQGWPLALAIGASLCVGAMMGLGYAFLRTKFGMPSFVSTLAGLLALLGFQLFILGSTGSINLPYGSSMVDFGQLMIMPAWVAYSFAFMPGIVIVVMGARVRSKRQAANLSAKSLNSIVIKAILVTLALQAAAFYLNQSRGVPWMFGLFMLLVITMNYALTRTKWGRYMFAVGGNAEAARRAGINVKAIYISAFVLCSSLAALGGVLAASRLASASQQAGTGDVNLNAIAAAVIGGTSLFGGRGSAWSALLGIIVIQSIANGLTLLNLSSSHRYMITGAVLAIAVIVDSIARQSRVSHGKA, from the coding sequence ATGAGTGATTCCATTCATAAATCTGTCGACAGCACCACGCTGTTAGATCGAAGCGATGTGCGCGTTACCCACTCAAACAGTGTAAAAGACAGTATTAACGCCTCGATCGACCGCATCAAATCTGGCGACCTGGGTTCCTTACCGGTGATCATTGGTTTGGTACTAATTTGGGGGATTTTTACAGCCATTAACCCCATTTTCTTATCTGCAAACAACCTAGTGAACTTGCTGTTTGACTGCTCGACCGTTGGCATTATTGCGCTGGGCATTGTGTGCGTATTGATGTTAGGTGAAATTGACCTTTCCGTGGGCTCCATGAGCGGTGTGGGGTCGGCTTTGCTGGGCGTGTTGTGGGTCAATCAAGGATGGCCATTGGCTTTGGCCATTGGGGCGAGCTTGTGCGTTGGCGCCATGATGGGCTTGGGTTACGCTTTTTTACGTACCAAATTTGGTATGCCGAGCTTTGTCTCCACCTTGGCGGGCTTGTTGGCTCTGCTGGGATTTCAGCTGTTTATTTTAGGTTCCACCGGTTCTATTAACTTACCCTACGGTTCGTCCATGGTGGATTTTGGTCAACTGATGATCATGCCTGCGTGGGTAGCGTATTCCTTTGCTTTCATGCCAGGTATCGTCATTGTGGTCATGGGTGCACGCGTTCGTAGCAAACGTCAAGCGGCTAACCTGTCGGCTAAAAGCCTCAATAGTATTGTGATCAAAGCCATACTCGTCACTCTCGCCCTTCAAGCGGCTGCATTTTACTTGAATCAATCCCGCGGCGTGCCTTGGATGTTCGGTTTATTTATGCTCTTGGTGATTACGATGAATTATGCGCTTACTCGAACCAAATGGGGTCGTTATATGTTTGCCGTTGGTGGTAATGCCGAAGCCGCTCGTCGCGCGGGTATCAACGTTAAGGCCATTTATATCAGTGCGTTTGTTTTGTGTTCTTCATTGGCCGCATTGGGTGGTGTTTTGGCCGCGTCACGTTTGGCCTCTGCCAGCCAGCAAGCCGGCACTGGGGACGTTAACTTAAATGCGATTGCAGCCGCTGTTATTGGTGGCACCAGCTTATTCGGTGGCCGTGGATCCGCGTGGTCGGCGTTGCTGGGGATCATTGTCATTCAGTCAATTGCCAATGGATTAACGCTGCTGAATTTGTCCTCGTCTCACCGCTACATGATCACCGGTGCCGTGCTAGCCATTGCCGTCATTGTTGACAGTATTGCCCGTCAGAGCCGTGTTTCCCACGGTAAAGCATAA
- a CDS encoding sugar ABC transporter substrate-binding protein translates to MKSIVIKTIGFTTLAATAGLYAAQAQASSTVAFLMPDQASTRYEKHDFPGFKAAMTKLCADCTLIYQNANGDVSLQQQQFNSVITQGAKVIVLDPVDSSAAASLVNLAQSQGVKVIAYDRPIPGKAADFYVSFDNKGIGKAIAESLVQHLENMGVPKNKGGILQINGSPTDAAAGLIRDGIDEGLDNSGYTTIAEYDTPDWAPPKAQTWANGQIARFGSDILGVVAANDGTGGGAIAALKASGVNPLPPVTGNDATIAALQLIIAGDQYNTISKPSEIVAAAAANVAVQMLNGITPVAKTTLYNTPSELFVPEVVTRENIKKIVFDTGVTYAGDVCTGRYLAGCIELGIWR, encoded by the coding sequence ATGAAATCTATAGTAATAAAAACAATCGGTTTTACTACGCTTGCCGCCACAGCCGGGCTGTATGCTGCACAAGCTCAAGCCAGCTCAACTGTTGCCTTTTTGATGCCAGATCAGGCATCGACTCGATATGAAAAACATGATTTCCCTGGCTTCAAAGCCGCCATGACCAAACTCTGTGCTGATTGCACATTGATTTACCAAAATGCCAACGGCGATGTGTCGTTGCAGCAACAACAATTCAACTCAGTGATCACACAAGGTGCCAAAGTCATTGTATTGGACCCTGTTGATTCCAGCGCTGCAGCGTCTTTGGTGAACTTGGCACAAAGCCAAGGCGTCAAAGTAATCGCCTATGATCGACCTATCCCGGGCAAGGCCGCCGATTTTTATGTGTCTTTTGACAACAAAGGCATTGGTAAAGCCATTGCAGAAAGCTTAGTTCAACACTTAGAAAACATGGGTGTACCAAAAAACAAGGGCGGTATTTTACAAATTAACGGTTCACCTACCGACGCAGCGGCCGGTTTGATCCGCGACGGTATCGATGAAGGTTTGGACAACAGCGGTTACACCACCATCGCAGAATACGACACGCCAGACTGGGCGCCACCAAAAGCACAAACGTGGGCAAATGGGCAAATCGCCCGTTTCGGCTCCGATATTTTAGGCGTCGTAGCAGCCAATGACGGTACGGGGGGTGGCGCGATCGCCGCGTTAAAAGCCTCAGGCGTTAACCCCCTGCCCCCTGTTACCGGAAATGATGCCACCATCGCAGCATTGCAATTGATTATCGCAGGTGACCAGTACAACACCATCTCTAAGCCGTCTGAAATAGTGGCCGCCGCGGCCGCGAATGTGGCTGTGCAGATGTTGAACGGTATAACACCTGTTGCCAAAACAACGCTGTACAACACACCTTCTGAACTCTTCGTTCCAGAGGTTGTGACACGTGAGAATATCAAAAAAATCGTGTTTGATACCGGCGTGACGTATGCGGGCGATGTATGCACTGGTCGCTATTTAGCGGGCTGCATAGAGCTGGGAATCTGGCGCTAA
- the urtB gene encoding urea ABC transporter permease subunit UrtB, which translates to MTLRRISLKYCMALCCCLFGLLSLPSYAAQPHELDPLLVELVDAKLSKMVPILDKIEKASDESVLPLFRTLLNGDLYYIESTKQIVGQFDVNGETGYKNVFTDQINATLTKRDVKKIRVNNTLRGYLRSAIARIQLTSKNPSVRESAVRELLSQLDDSTIETLESLYPSEPNKKVKEAMALALAMNTASQTSLAVSNRIAAIETLSDSLENDVRNLLTSLSREETPAIAKASALALANIEQRANRFAFVDQLFFGLSLGSVLLLASIGLAITFGVMGVINMAHGEMIMLGAYTTYVVQLMMPNYIDYSIWVAIPAAFLVSGLMGVLIERLVICRLHGRPLETLLATFGISLILQQLVRTIFSPLNRQVSTPSWMSGSWEINPVLSLTLNRLYILAFALLVFMTLVIILRKTSLGLNVRAVSQNRNMAKAMGVKTHWVDAMTFGLGSGIAGIAGVALSQLTNVGPNLGQAYIIDSFMVVVFGGVGNLLGTLVAAFTLGIATKFLEPTTGAVLAAILVLVFIILFIQKRPKGLFPQKGRAAE; encoded by the coding sequence ATGACCTTGAGACGTATCAGCTTGAAATATTGTATGGCACTGTGTTGCTGTCTTTTCGGGCTCTTATCCCTTCCGAGTTACGCGGCACAACCCCATGAGCTTGACCCGTTATTGGTTGAACTTGTCGACGCCAAGCTGAGCAAAATGGTGCCTATTTTAGACAAAATAGAAAAAGCCTCAGACGAGTCTGTACTGCCCCTTTTTCGTACTCTTTTAAACGGCGATTTGTACTACATTGAATCCACCAAGCAAATCGTTGGTCAGTTTGATGTGAACGGTGAGACGGGGTATAAAAACGTTTTTACTGATCAAATTAATGCGACGCTGACGAAGCGCGACGTCAAAAAAATTCGCGTAAACAATACCTTGCGTGGTTACTTGCGCAGCGCGATCGCCCGCATTCAGTTAACATCAAAAAATCCTTCCGTACGTGAAAGCGCCGTACGCGAGCTTTTGTCTCAACTAGACGACAGCACGATCGAGACATTAGAAAGCCTTTATCCAAGCGAGCCAAATAAAAAAGTGAAAGAGGCCATGGCCTTGGCATTAGCAATGAATACGGCATCGCAAACGTCGTTAGCGGTGTCCAATCGAATTGCCGCCATTGAAACCTTGTCAGACAGTTTGGAAAATGACGTACGAAATTTATTAACCAGCTTATCCCGTGAAGAAACACCTGCTATAGCGAAAGCCTCAGCGCTTGCTTTGGCAAACATAGAGCAGCGTGCCAACCGTTTTGCTTTTGTTGATCAGTTGTTTTTTGGCTTGAGTCTTGGTTCAGTATTGTTGCTGGCCTCTATTGGTTTGGCGATTACCTTTGGTGTTATGGGCGTGATTAACATGGCCCACGGCGAGATGATTATGCTTGGCGCCTATACCACTTATGTGGTGCAGCTGATGATGCCGAATTACATTGATTATTCTATTTGGGTGGCGATACCCGCCGCGTTTTTAGTGTCGGGTTTAATGGGCGTATTGATCGAGCGTTTGGTTATTTGCCGTTTACATGGTCGTCCATTAGAGACCTTGCTGGCCACCTTTGGTATCAGCTTGATTCTGCAACAACTTGTTCGAACCATCTTTTCTCCGCTGAATCGACAAGTATCCACACCGAGCTGGATGAGTGGCTCTTGGGAAATTAACCCTGTTTTATCATTGACGTTAAACCGTTTGTATATCTTGGCGTTTGCTTTGTTGGTGTTTATGACCTTGGTGATTATTTTACGTAAAACCTCTCTGGGTCTAAACGTACGAGCGGTGTCGCAAAATCGCAACATGGCCAAAGCCATGGGCGTTAAAACCCACTGGGTGGACGCGATGACTTTCGGTTTGGGTTCAGGTATCGCAGGCATTGCCGGTGTGGCCCTAAGTCAACTCACCAACGTCGGACCGAACTTGGGTCAGGCTTACATCATCGACTCTTTCATGGTCGTGGTGTTTGGTGGCGTAGGTAACCTATTGGGGACATTAGTAGCAGCCTTTACGCTGGGTATTGCAACCAAGTTCTTAGAGCCAACAACGGGCGCGGTGCTCGCAGCGATTCTCGTGCTGGTGTTTATTATCCTCTTTATTCAAAAACGTCCTAAAGGACTCTTTCCACAAAAAGGGAGGGCGGCAGAATGA
- a CDS encoding 2OG-Fe(II) oxygenase translates to MSLSSLINNARYPIANSDFKADCKKTLEQNGALILPDFLSDRSIERIIKEGESKQHLAWYTQSTHNVYLSNIDPDYGAEHARNKQVNSSKGCITDDQIDAESPLRALYDSPVFRDFLADVLGEKTLYNYADPLSSINLHYASEGQELGWHFDNSSFAITLLIQKPSGGGVFEYIENMRDADAGEMNYSGVSEVLSVQRKAKELAIEPGALVLFRGRNAIHRVTPTQGDTTRMLAVLAYNSKPGVALSEAASKTFYGRVS, encoded by the coding sequence ATGTCTTTGTCTTCGCTCATTAATAATGCCCGCTATCCGATCGCTAACAGTGATTTTAAAGCCGACTGTAAAAAAACATTAGAACAAAATGGTGCTCTGATTTTGCCTGATTTTTTGAGTGACCGTTCTATTGAACGCATTATCAAGGAAGGCGAGTCAAAACAACATCTAGCTTGGTACACCCAATCCACTCACAACGTTTACTTAAGCAATATCGACCCAGATTATGGCGCTGAACACGCTAGAAACAAGCAAGTTAACTCTTCTAAAGGTTGTATTACTGACGACCAGATTGATGCGGAATCTCCGCTTCGAGCGTTATACGACTCGCCTGTCTTTCGTGATTTTTTGGCTGACGTATTAGGCGAAAAAACATTGTATAACTATGCCGACCCTCTTTCTTCGATCAATTTGCACTACGCCAGCGAAGGTCAGGAACTGGGCTGGCATTTCGACAATTCGTCGTTTGCCATTACCTTGTTAATTCAAAAGCCAAGTGGCGGCGGTGTGTTTGAATACATTGAAAACATGCGTGACGCTGACGCAGGGGAAATGAATTACAGCGGCGTAAGTGAGGTGTTATCCGTACAACGCAAAGCCAAAGAGCTGGCGATTGAACCTGGCGCATTAGTGTTGTTCCGCGGTCGAAATGCCATTCATCGAGTCACGCCAACGCAAGGCGACACAACTCGCATGCTGGCGGTGCTCGCCTACAATTCAAAACCCGGCGTCGCGCTCTCTGAAGCCGCCAGTAAAACCTTCTATGGCCGAGTCAGTTAA
- a CDS encoding LacI family DNA-binding transcriptional regulator has protein sequence MRKPSIREVAKLAEVSTATVSNVFSGKKPVNDELKARVQLAADQLGYQMDRAASQLRSQRNKVVTVLVPNITDTFFATIVSQLENLAFEHGYDVIVASSHDREEVEASRIKALMSWRPAGMIAIPCAGQLSGALLNLKNLCPTVLIDRVSVHSAPFDTVTIDNSAAGELACQHLIDAGHTNILIAASDLSFPPIRERVEGALNVLRNANIVQPSVIELGCELEAGAETITHWLASHPKPSAIFALTNVTTLSTLTALAELNTKVGEDISLVAFDDYAWMSARSTSLTAIRQPVEAVAANAWSKLLERIDSERKNSDPQATVLNASLIKRHSVKSII, from the coding sequence ATGAGAAAGCCTTCTATTCGTGAAGTCGCTAAATTAGCCGAGGTATCAACGGCCACGGTTTCTAACGTTTTTTCAGGCAAGAAACCAGTGAATGATGAACTTAAAGCACGCGTGCAACTTGCGGCTGATCAACTCGGTTATCAAATGGATCGTGCGGCTTCTCAGTTACGCTCTCAGCGTAATAAGGTCGTCACCGTGTTGGTGCCCAATATTACCGATACGTTTTTTGCCACTATTGTTTCTCAGCTTGAAAACCTTGCCTTTGAACACGGCTACGATGTGATTGTGGCCAGCTCCCATGACCGTGAAGAGGTCGAAGCGTCGCGCATTAAGGCCCTTATGAGTTGGCGCCCCGCTGGCATGATCGCCATTCCATGCGCGGGGCAATTATCCGGCGCGCTTTTGAACCTAAAAAACCTTTGCCCTACCGTGTTAATTGACCGTGTATCGGTACATTCGGCGCCTTTTGATACGGTTACTATTGATAACAGTGCGGCCGGCGAACTTGCTTGCCAACACCTTATCGATGCCGGCCATACAAACATTCTTATTGCGGCGTCTGATTTGTCTTTTCCACCGATTCGTGAACGGGTGGAAGGGGCTCTAAACGTGCTGAGAAATGCCAACATTGTGCAGCCTAGCGTGATCGAATTAGGCTGTGAATTAGAAGCCGGTGCAGAAACAATAACCCACTGGCTCGCCAGTCATCCAAAGCCGTCGGCCATTTTTGCTCTCACTAACGTTACGACCCTCAGCACACTCACTGCACTGGCGGAACTGAACACCAAGGTCGGGGAAGATATCTCATTGGTCGCATTCGATGATTACGCTTGGATGTCGGCTCGCAGTACCAGCCTAACCGCCATTCGTCAGCCTGTAGAAGCGGTCGCTGCCAACGCTTGGTCAAAATTATTGGAACGCATCGATTCTGAGCGCAAAAACAGCGACCCGCAAGCCACGGTGCTAAACGCCAGTTTAATTAAACGTCATTCTGTGAAAAGTATTATATAA
- the urtA gene encoding urea ABC transporter substrate-binding protein, which produces MKIKTLTSAIVLSGATLIALPSLAADTIKVGVLHSLSGTMAISETTLKDTVLMMVDDQNKKGGLLGKKLEAVVVDPASNWPLFAEKGRELLTKDKVDVIFGSWTSVSRKSVLPVLEELNGLMFYPVQYEGEESSKNVFYTGAAPNQQAIPAVDYLMNDLGVERFVLAGTDYVYPRTTNKILEAYLKAKGVAAKDIMINYTPFGHSDWQSIVSDIKKFGNEGMKTAVVSTINGDANIPFYKELGNQGISAEDIPVVAFSVGEEELSGLDTKPLVGHLAAWNYFQSVDSEENDTFIEAWKAYTKNPDRVTNDPMEATYIGFKMWVNAVTEAGTTDVDAVEQAMIGQETPNLTGGIAVMNKNHHLSKPVLIGEIQDDGQFEVVWETDGVVPGDAWSDFLPGSKDLISDWTAPIKCGNYNTKTKACSGQNY; this is translated from the coding sequence ATGAAAATCAAAACGCTCACTTCTGCGATTGTGCTCTCTGGTGCAACGCTTATTGCGCTTCCTTCTTTGGCGGCAGATACCATTAAAGTCGGTGTCTTGCATTCTTTGTCTGGAACCATGGCGATTTCTGAAACAACGTTGAAAGATACCGTGTTGATGATGGTCGATGACCAAAACAAAAAGGGCGGTTTGCTTGGTAAAAAACTTGAAGCCGTTGTGGTTGATCCAGCGTCTAACTGGCCTTTGTTTGCAGAGAAAGGTCGCGAGCTTTTAACCAAAGATAAAGTGGATGTGATCTTCGGTAGTTGGACGTCGGTATCCCGTAAGTCAGTATTGCCAGTATTGGAAGAATTAAATGGTTTGATGTTCTACCCAGTGCAATACGAAGGCGAAGAGTCATCTAAAAACGTGTTCTACACAGGGGCGGCGCCAAATCAGCAGGCGATTCCTGCGGTGGATTACTTGATGAACGATCTAGGTGTTGAGCGTTTTGTATTGGCCGGAACCGATTACGTTTACCCGCGTACAACGAACAAAATTCTTGAAGCTTACCTAAAAGCCAAAGGGGTTGCTGCGAAAGACATCATGATCAATTACACGCCGTTCGGTCATTCTGACTGGCAGTCAATTGTGTCAGACATCAAAAAATTCGGTAATGAAGGCATGAAAACAGCGGTGGTTTCGACCATCAATGGTGATGCAAACATTCCTTTTTACAAAGAATTGGGTAACCAAGGTATTTCGGCTGAAGACATCCCAGTAGTGGCTTTCTCAGTAGGCGAAGAAGAGCTTTCTGGTTTGGACACAAAACCATTAGTAGGGCATTTGGCCGCGTGGAACTATTTCCAGAGTGTTGACAGTGAAGAGAATGATACCTTCATCGAAGCTTGGAAAGCGTACACTAAAAACCCAGATCGTGTAACAAATGACCCAATGGAAGCGACGTACATCGGTTTCAAAATGTGGGTAAACGCGGTGACTGAAGCGGGTACTACGGACGTAGATGCGGTTGAGCAAGCGATGATTGGTCAAGAAACGCCTAACTTAACTGGTGGCATTGCGGTGATGAATAAAAACCATCACTTGAGCAAACCTGTTCTGATTGGCGAGATCCAAGACGACGGCCAGTTTGAAGTTGTTTGGGAAACCGACGGCGTGGTGCCTGGTGATGCGTGGTCTGACTTCTTGCCTGGCTCAAAAGATCTGATTTCAGATTGGACAGCGCCTATTAAGTGCGGTAACTACAACACTAAGACGAAAGCCTGCTCTGGTCAAAATTACTAA
- a CDS encoding ATP-binding cassette domain-containing protein: MPSHTSARPEGLQPILSLRKVSKNFGAVAALTDIDLDVYPGEVVALVGDNGAGKSTLIKTLAGAHSPTSGTILFEGKEVVMNGPSDALDLGIATVFQDLALCENLDVVANIFLGQEKNALHLDETTMEVTSWTLLNELAARIPSVRDVVASLSGGQRQTVAIARSLLSNPKIIMLDEPTAALGVAQTAEVLNLVERVKAKGLGVIMISHNMQDVRAIADRVVVLRLGKNNGVFDVSASNEVLIGAITGATDNAVSRRAKRLAEAENHSEEQA; this comes from the coding sequence ATGCCTTCCCATACTTCTGCACGCCCAGAAGGGCTTCAACCCATTCTGAGTTTGCGCAAAGTGTCTAAAAATTTTGGCGCAGTTGCCGCCCTTACAGACATCGATCTGGACGTCTACCCAGGCGAAGTGGTCGCCCTGGTCGGAGACAATGGCGCAGGTAAATCAACGCTGATTAAAACCTTAGCCGGCGCTCATTCGCCTACCTCAGGCACGATTCTTTTTGAAGGAAAAGAAGTCGTCATGAACGGGCCCAGTGACGCGCTGGATCTGGGTATTGCGACCGTTTTCCAAGATCTAGCCCTGTGTGAAAACTTAGATGTGGTGGCCAATATTTTCTTGGGCCAAGAAAAAAACGCCTTGCACCTCGATGAAACCACCATGGAAGTCACCTCTTGGACGCTGTTAAACGAATTGGCTGCGCGCATTCCCAGCGTTCGTGATGTGGTGGCGTCACTGTCGGGCGGACAACGTCAGACTGTTGCCATTGCCCGATCTCTGCTATCAAACCCTAAGATCATCATGCTCGATGAACCCACCGCGGCATTGGGTGTCGCGCAAACCGCTGAGGTTCTCAACTTAGTAGAACGTGTTAAGGCCAAAGGCTTAGGCGTCATTATGATTTCTCACAATATGCAAGACGTTCGAGCCATAGCCGACCGCGTGGTGGTGTTGCGACTGGGCAAAAATAATGGCGTGTTTGATGTCAGTGCGTCTAACGAAGTATTAATCGGCGCCATTACCGGCGCTACGGATAATGCCGTGTCAAGAAGAGCAAAGCGCTTGGCAGAAGCAGAGAACCATAGCGAGGAGCAAGCATGA
- a CDS encoding SDR family oxidoreductase, which produces MNTNLQGKVIAITGAASGIGLACTKAFIAEGADVVLIDRSASALEKVCRELGSKAIPLVMDLLKADEVDALLARILALTDGRLHAFHANAGGYVGGVFAEGNPNEWDRMLNLNINSVFRSVHAVLPHMMAQKSGDIIVTSSIAGLVPVVWEPIYTASKHAIQAFVHTLRRQLSVHSIRVGAVAPGPVVTALLDDWPAAKMEEALSSGSLMQPEVVADSVVFMLTRPANVTIRDLVILPNSVDL; this is translated from the coding sequence ATGAACACGAATTTACAAGGCAAAGTCATCGCGATCACAGGGGCGGCGTCGGGCATCGGCTTAGCCTGCACTAAGGCGTTTATTGCTGAAGGAGCCGACGTAGTGCTAATTGACCGCTCTGCCAGTGCGCTGGAAAAAGTCTGTAGAGAATTGGGCAGCAAAGCCATTCCCTTGGTGATGGACTTGCTAAAAGCAGACGAAGTGGATGCACTCCTAGCACGCATTCTGGCACTTACCGACGGACGCCTTCACGCCTTTCACGCCAATGCCGGTGGTTATGTCGGCGGCGTGTTTGCCGAAGGCAACCCAAACGAATGGGACCGTATGCTGAACTTAAACATCAATTCGGTATTTCGGTCTGTGCATGCGGTGCTGCCGCACATGATGGCTCAAAAAAGCGGTGACATTATCGTCACCAGCTCTATTGCGGGATTGGTTCCCGTGGTATGGGAACCAATCTACACGGCATCCAAACACGCGATTCAGGCATTTGTCCATACGTTGCGCCGTCAGTTAAGTGTTCATTCTATTCGAGTCGGTGCCGTGGCGCCTGGCCCTGTGGTAACGGCATTATTAGACGATTGGCCGGCCGCCAAAATGGAGGAAGCCTTATCAAGTGGCAGTTTAATGCAGCCAGAAGTGGTGGCGGACTCTGTGGTTTTCATGCTGACACGACCCGCTAATGTCACCATTCGTGATCTGGTTATTTTACCCAACAGCGTGGATCTATGA
- a CDS encoding FGGY-family carbohydrate kinase — protein MSKRIHDAAARYVVGVDVGTGSARAGLFDLQGRQLHLAKQAIITYQDSDARYEQSSDNIWQAVCACVKSVVAASNLPVDAIVGLSFDATCSLVVLGDNQRPLPVGEHGIADRNVIVWMDQRATEQARLINDLEHPVLHYVGNRISPEMETPKLLWLKTHLPDTYHSARHFFDLTDYLTFRASNSDARSICTLVCKWTYLAHEKRWDASYFESIGLADLVDDHCAKIGTHVVAPGTALGQGLTVTAAEELGLHPGTAVAAGLIDAHAGGVGSVGALTQAGTSAPEDGLAYVFGTSACTLTTSTNPVTVPGIWGPYFAAMIPGMWLNEAGQSAAGAAIDHLVLMHPASAQATLLAHDAGIPLTVWLSQHTKKQLSNLSDAVHLAQNVHLVPEFLGNRAPFADPNARAIMAGLTMDKSLDSLVSLYVAGLCGIAYGLRQIIEAQAEKGLFIQRVVISGGAGQDPLIRQLIADATGKEVVAPTAEEPVLLGTAMLAAVASGDYEGLEHAMQAMSSFGGRYLPSPSAIITQRHEARFLAFTKLQTLAREL, from the coding sequence ATGAGTAAGCGCATTCATGACGCTGCCGCTCGTTACGTGGTGGGCGTTGACGTTGGTACTGGCAGTGCTCGCGCGGGTTTATTCGACCTGCAAGGCCGCCAGCTGCATCTTGCCAAGCAAGCCATTATTACTTACCAAGACAGCGATGCACGCTATGAACAGTCTTCGGACAACATATGGCAGGCGGTTTGTGCCTGTGTTAAAAGCGTCGTCGCGGCCTCGAATTTGCCAGTAGACGCTATCGTTGGCTTGTCGTTTGATGCGACCTGTTCGCTGGTTGTATTAGGGGACAACCAGCGTCCACTGCCTGTTGGAGAACACGGTATTGCTGATCGTAATGTGATCGTCTGGATGGATCAGCGAGCCACAGAGCAAGCTCGTCTGATCAACGACCTTGAACACCCAGTTTTACACTACGTTGGTAACCGTATTTCACCAGAAATGGAAACTCCCAAACTGCTCTGGTTAAAAACGCATTTACCTGACACCTACCATAGCGCCCGTCATTTTTTTGATTTGACGGATTATCTCACCTTTCGCGCCTCGAACTCTGACGCTCGCTCCATTTGCACACTAGTGTGCAAATGGACCTATTTGGCGCATGAAAAACGCTGGGACGCGTCTTACTTTGAGTCGATTGGTTTGGCCGATTTAGTCGATGATCACTGTGCAAAAATTGGCACCCACGTTGTCGCTCCGGGTACCGCCTTAGGGCAAGGTTTAACCGTCACTGCGGCCGAAGAACTCGGACTCCACCCTGGAACCGCCGTTGCCGCTGGCTTAATTGATGCTCATGCAGGCGGTGTTGGGTCAGTGGGAGCCTTAACACAAGCGGGTACCTCAGCCCCGGAAGACGGCTTGGCTTATGTTTTTGGCACGTCGGCCTGCACACTAACCACCTCAACCAATCCGGTGACTGTGCCCGGTATTTGGGGGCCGTACTTTGCTGCCATGATACCTGGTATGTGGCTGAACGAAGCAGGGCAATCCGCTGCAGGCGCTGCCATAGACCATTTAGTGTTAATGCACCCAGCGTCCGCACAAGCAACCCTATTGGCACACGACGCAGGCATCCCATTAACCGTTTGGTTATCCCAACACACCAAAAAACAACTTAGCAACCTGAGTGACGCGGTGCATCTCGCCCAAAACGTGCACCTCGTGCCTGAGTTTTTAGGCAATAGAGCGCCCTTTGCTGACCCTAACGCCCGCGCTATTATGGCAGGTTTGACGATGGATAAATCCTTAGACAGCCTAGTTAGCTTGTACGTGGCAGGCCTTTGCGGTATCGCCTACGGCTTACGACAAATCATTGAAGCACAAGCCGAAAAAGGTCTCTTTATACAACGAGTGGTGATCAGCGGAGGAGCGGGGCAAGACCCCCTAATACGACAACTTATCGCCGACGCGACCGGCAAGGAAGTGGTCGCTCCCACGGCAGAAGAGCCCGTTTTATTAGGTACGGCCATGCTGGCGGCGGTGGCCTCGGGGGACTATGAAGGTTTAGAACACGCTATGCAGGCGATGTCTTCATTTGGGGGTCGTTATTTACCCTCACCCTCCGCTATCATTACACAACGGCACGAGGCGCGCTTTCTTGCCTTTACCAAACTACAAACCTTGGCAAGGGAGTTATAA